The DNA region aaattttacgttatacgtttttagagatctcggtagacggtattaaagaaaaattatttttgtgctatctaattgatattaagcaactattatgatggattcgagttgtgtaggtaacagttattatattttaatatattttaagtgtgatcacttaattttttatagtattatttcaattttaaaagagggtgtgtaagcaaaatatttttttagtaattttcttgtttaaacacaattttgttatattatcgcgttcgaccgcgtaacattttttttagttttagatatttgacatattaaactagcttacgacatattttttggctgcggatagctgcggatgtccgacttacaggctttttaagatttgaagctcatacaaaaataaaatacttttttctttaaaatgtcacaaagtgcatttttttttgttttgagtacctctggcgtaaaaatagtgaccctacgttatatttacaataaaatacaatagcaagatctgactaatttggaagaaaaactaaattacctaggaaactaacttttgacctattagggtgacacgcctgataatataagcagttttaaacaaagatttgcatattttaaaatagctacgaaagtaaaaaactgaaactgtaaaaaaaatccttaaaactaatgagaattggttaagcagaacatttgaacgcccgacaagtgttggaaatcgaccggggcggccatctaaatcacttaaagattgtagtgagaggactaaacgaaggaaaactaaagaaatacgaaactgaagaaatgtgaccaacaaaaaaaaaacatcaaaacaagattattttgccctgaaacaataaaatatgctactaccagctgaatcaaacacagagtctgatatatcagaggcagaaagtgaggaataaaaaaatattaatttttttttttactacattacatattattttgaaatagatataataaaaaatatcataactacttttaaaattaaaatatatgatactctacattaaaaaaaaaatagttacggtttttttcaataaaacatgcttattatcaaaatacaatgcttaaataaaataaataataaaataatgataaaataaagatagaaaaaacgaaatacattgtaaaatatttttggccgcctaaattggtcaaatctacgtatgtgcgTCGCAGCCACAGACCGGTCCTAAGAAGGacacgtgcgacaaggatggcTTCATAAAGGTAGAAAGGAGAAAAAAGAAGCCACCTTGTAGGAATCAGTGCGGTACCGCACAAACTGGACCCAACATCCTGCTGCGTCCTGCAGTACCAACGACGCAGTTGTACGTGTCCCGTCTACATCACACCACGACGGTGGAGTTTTGGCCGATGGGTGTCGCCTTTCGGAGGTTCCGAGGcaggctacgcgacacctcgcagcgtaacacgacgccgacgcTTCGTGTacattagtttttaagttatttatatattatgtattagtgttttataatttaatgttattatatttaagtattgtattttctatgggcctcaGATGCctgatgcaaataaataaattaagccctttatgtaccaaggccgcggttGCTCTTcagaacaatcccgcagccccggatgACAAATATACCTGAAGATTAACGAAAGGTTTACAGGCAGATGCTGGATGCCTTAAATTGTAGACCGAGTAGTCGTAGTGCTAAGTAGTAAATAAGCTCCTGGTGGTGAAGAAAGTGCAGACATTTTTTCTGATTGATGCTTTAGTGCGTGTCTAAATTCTCCGTCTCTTCCTCCAGGGTCCCGCCTGCGTGCTCCCCATCAACGACATCCGCGGCATCGAGGGCGTCGGCTACGAGAAGGGAGAGAAGATCCTCCGCTGTAAGCTGGCGGCGGTGTATCGGCTCGTCGACCTGTTCGGCTGGACGCAGTGTGAGTATTGTGTAGCTACGAGCAGGATCCAGAAACacgtgatgatgtcctcctagagGACAATGGtttacggcggctgttctcatgtaaggagatcagccaactgcgcaggatatgttataatgcacaagcatttgcgcagacacaagtgcatgcactattccttcaccctcatagcccgatgggacggcaatcctaCACTACCGGAGAGAGATTAGGTCAGGACCGACAATAACGTTCTTTCCGATGCActggtgtatcaatcaccaacttccagactacgggctgctttgtgaaagttaaagaaaatccacaaagctatttcgacccgacccgggaatcaaacccgagacctcgagcacagcagccgcgcttgcgaccactagaccaacgaggcagtcactcTGGGTTTCCCTTCGAAACGCATAAATCTTTCGCCTTTTTGGAAAAAGCAAATAGCATCGATGTGGGAAGATGTTGCACCATTTCTTCCTCCCACCAAAAACACATAAGGAGTGGTTAAGGGTGGCCTTTCTTATGTAAAATTTTACGCTCAAAAcgtgattttcagcctactttaaaTAACTTACTGATCCCTATTCCAGCGGGCAACCACGGTCAGATCACGGCCCGCCTCAACACGGCAGTGGAGTCTGTGCTGACGACGCCTCGAGGGCTGCTGCCGCACGAGGTCACCGCCTCCTCGCTGGTGAAGGTCGACATGCAGGGCTGTGTGCAGGACCAGGGGACCACTAACTTCCCCGTTAATGTTGAAGGTATGTTGATTTTACAATAGGTAGTTTTTTATCGGTAAATAAGAAGAATAGTGTCAGGGTTTTGTCAAATCTGTTTCTTATATGTTTCGAGTGATAAACAGCGACAAAACAGTATGTATTTAGCATGATATAAGTTGTTTTTCGTCTGCGTCACAACTCTCCGACCCTGACGACCAGGGATCCTGACGTAGACTGTTTTTCGTTATATTTGTCACATATGGGTAAAGTTGAAgattcatcattttttttttatcctttgGCAGTATATGTCTGACTTTATTTGATGTCGATTACTGTATTATGTGATGTCTTAACCTGACCTATATTCTCTTCGCGCTCCTTAGGCTTCGCCCTCCACGCGGCGGTTCACGCGGCCCGGCCTGACATCCGCGTGGTGCTGCACGTGCGCTGCCCCGCCGCGCTCGCCGTGTCCGCCACCAAGCGCGGCCTCCTCCCGCTGTGCCACGAGGCCGCCGCCCTGGGGCCCGCGCCCCGCCACcgccccgccgcgccgctcgaCGACGCCGAGCGCGACCTGCTGGTCAGAGCGCTGGGGCCCAGTGCCAAGGTCAGTACCACGAGCCGCCGCCCTGGGGCCCGCGCCTCGCCACcgccccgccgcgccgctcgaCGACGCCGAGCGCGACCTGCTGGTCAGAGCGCTGGGGCCCAGTGCCAAGGTCAGTACCACGAGCCGCCGCCCTGGGGCCCGCGCCCCGCCACcgccccgccgcgccgctcgaCGACGCCGAGCGCGACCTGCTGGTCAGAGCGCTGGGGCCCAGTGCCAAGGTCAGTACCACGAGCCGCCGCCCTGGGGCCCGCGCCTCGCCACcgccccgccgcgccgctcgaCGACGCCGAGCGCGACCTGCTGGTCAGAGCGCTGGGGCCCAGTGCCAAGGTCAGTACCACGAGCCGCCGCCCTGGGGCCCGCGCCCCGCCACcgccccgccgcgccgctcgaCGACGCCGAGCGCGACCTGCTGGTCAGAGCGCTGGGGCCCAGTGCCAAGGTCAGTACCACGAGCCGCCGCCCTGGGGCCCGCGCCTCGCCACcgccccgccgcgccgctcgaCGACGCCGAGCGCGACCTGCTGGTCAGAGCGCTGGGGCCCAGTGCCAAGGTCAGTACCACGAGCCGCCGCCCTGGGGCCCGCGCCCCGCCACcgccccgccgcgccgctcgaCGACGCCGAGCGCGACCTGCTGGTCAGAGCGCTGGGGCCCAGTGCCAAGGTCAGTACCACGAGCCGCCGCCCTGGGGCCCGCGCCCTGCCACcgccccgccgcgccgctcgaCGACGCCGAGCGCGACCTGCTGGTCAGAGCGCTGGGGCCCAGTGCCAAGGTCAGTACCACGAGCCGCCGCCCTGGGGCCCGCGCCCCGCCACcgccccgccgcgccgctcgaCGACGCCGAGCGCGACCTGCTGGTCAGGGCGCTGGGGCCCAGTGCCAAGGTCAGTACCACGAGCCGCCGCCCTGGGGCCCAACTAACCACCAGGCTATAGTCGACAGCAATTTTGAAGATTTAGTAAAAGGAGGCGACAGAGAAGCAATACATCGAAAGTGTCATCATAAGTATAATTAGTAACTAACTTAcccaaatcaaaaacaaaaatcattcattcaaacttggctgGAATGGGgaggaatttacaaaagacagcccccaaaacgccctcccttcaccacttcctatgtgtttttgcttggaagaagaagtggcgcaacaaactccccagcaacacatgtctgactgtaggttagaagaacacTAAACGTTGTTCATATAACCAATATCTATGTCTTATTAATTTAACATGACTGTCATCTCCAGGTGCTGATCCTCTCCGGTGCTGGTGCCCTCTGCTGCGGCGGCACTCTTGAAGAAGCATTCTTCCTCGCTCGCAACCTGACGGCGGCCTGCGAGGTGCAGTTGCGCCTGGCCGCTGTGCCCGCTGACGACCTGCAGCTGCTTGAGCCGCAGGAGATTCACCAGGTTTGtggctatttatttgtttaaacttATAGGAAATAGGACTATTTGATGCTCCCAGGGCCCCGGTATCACCCTGAAGCTTCTTAAGACATTACATCTATTACAAGTATTAGTTTATATAGTTTAATCCATGTatgttagtatatttttttttatagaaaataatgttaagaTGTGTGCATTTTCTTACACTCTATAAGAACTACTACTTAGGGTATAAGGCAAGTTCTACTCGTTCTTGTTCCCCATGGTTACAAGTGTCGTATCTCCCACAGATCTACGAGAGCGTGCACAAGCCCCCCGGCGACGCCCACAAGTGGCGCGTCGGCGGCGAGGAGTTCGAGGCTCTCATGCGCATGCTGGACAACGCCGGCTTCCGCACCGGGTACATCTACCGACACCCGCTCGTCAAGGTAAGTACACATTTCCCCGCAACTGGGTAAATAAATAGTAGCGTAAGGTCCATTTCCACTAGgcccgccggggctgcgggattgttcgcgcgagttactgcggccctggtacataaaaagcctacggCGGAACActatggatttttagtcagtaagagtctgacactccctcaccgctgctaacccacagcgggaggggtcatttgatgatttttgtaaTCGATAAAAAAGTTCCATTTCCACCAAATACGTAAATGGCCATTTTCAACACATGCGACAAAGAGTGTGCTGAGTATAAATGTGGAAGGAtagagaggcagaggtagaccaaggaaaagatggattgatgcACAGTTTTAGTGGGGGTGTTGGGAGGAGAAGGATGGGAAGAAGGAAATATCCCAAGCCTGTTCACACACAATACCTGCTGGAGTTGAAAATCCCAtcattttcttgttaataattaatgtttttgtttagaacGACGTGCCTCGTCCTAAGAACGACGTGGAGGTGCCGCCCGCCGTCTCCTCGCTGGGCTACCTGCTGGAGGAGGAGGAGCTCTACAGGCAAGGGTCAGTATACCGTCCACCTTTCGAGAGAACTAGTcctcgcacccggataaaacattacatataaaaatgttgCAGGGGATCAAAAGTGTGTCCTCCTTTCTAGAGTCTAAGCTACCTCCACATGTGATTTTTCAATCAAACCAGttcagtatttattgttgtACAAGTTGTACTTATTTCTCTTCCCCCCCTTCAGGTTATGGAAGAAGGGTCAAGGCAAGACTGGCGAGCGCACTCGCTGGCTGAACTCGCCCAACGTCTACCAGAAGGTCGAGGTGCTGGAGACCGGCACCGCGGACCCCAAGAAGATCACCAAGGTAGAGTACCTCAGGCTCGAGGCCGAGTAGATCGCGGTATATTGGGGAGCAGACCGCGGTATACTGGGCAGTAGACAGATTTATACTGCGGAGTAGACCGCGGTGTACTGGGGGGTAGACCGCGGTATACTGGGGAGTAGACCGCGGTGGAGTGGAGTCCAGTCTGATGATGGTGTTCTTAAGGCTTGAGGGTAGTTgactatttttcaaaattaacacaTAATGACACAGTCAAAGATATTTGTATGACaaccgggataaaatatcaCAAGAGTATTTTTAGCTGATTTCTTAAATGTTAATAGTGATAAATAGTCAACAACCCTGTTTGAATGGAAGAATTAGTATGAAGATATTTCACGCCTTCTTAAAACGTAGATCGAAAAATAATTGGGTATGAGGTAGCGCAACCAATTAATTTAAACCTAGATTTCTGAGAATACTGCAATAATTCAAATGGAAAGTCATAGTCTTGATCACTATACATACGTTTTCATTTGACGTCAACATTGTCATTCAAGGTTAACATTGTCATTCAAGATCAACTTTGTCATTCAAGGTCAACTTTGTCATTCAAGGTCTAACTTCGCCAGATGTTATAACGTCTTTATTTTGATTGACAATAATTCACGACCATAATAACAAGACTCAGAAATCTCAGGTTTTTTAGAACTAACATCAAACTATGCCGAAATAAAAAATCGTTGTTCCATCCTCTTAAATCGATTTCTCTTCATAttgtatcaaaaatatttgtattaggtCATTCTCCAATCTCGTGAATTCTGTagaaacattatattttttgcgTAAAAAGTTTATCGATGTTGCAAAATATAGTTGATAAAACTCATTTGCCGAGTCTTTtccataaaaactaaaaaaaaaaaacacaattttactttatCATCCTTTTAGTGATAAGGCTACATGTCTTCTTACCCAACGTAAAAGAATAGAGTTCTGTGTTCAACAAAAAATTTATACTCTACTTTTGGATGAGAAATTATCATTTTGTGACACCGATAAACTGTTAATTTACATTATCTTCACAAAAGCAGTCACAATGATTAattttagataataatatgtactgatttttattctaaaagtatCCATTTAATACTAGAAATCCATCTTATttgtggaaaatataaatctttaaaaaaacatagtaaAATTGATATAGAAGTTATTACAAATATTCAGTACATATTTGAAAGTAACAATATATTATGTTCGAGTCATATTACATTAAGTTACTGTAACCATACTTCTCGGTAAAATATAGGACATTCCatttttaacaattattatttttaacttttttaatcttatattttttttatatttctacgGGGCTTTGGTAGTGgcgtttatatttttttatatttcttttttaatttttatctcttttttttgtataattttaatattgattataatgggagtttttttttataattaaataaatgttgctATAATACCTATACATAGAAAGTATGTTAACCATATTACAAATAGTCTATGAATGTATAGTCGTAAGATTTTGTGCAAAAAAGTAATATTCTGAGCATTTTTTGTCTATGCTGCGCTCAAAATGGCTCAAAAGTtcttttatctatttatttcgtTTAAAAGTGAAATCATCgaagatttaaaaattatataagagtatattttattcagatatttaatatattaaagCGTTTCTTGTATTCTTGCTTCGAGCTAATGTGtgtacaattgtttttttttatactcgtctcaaatttatttttgcaaaaacttTTTGACATTAATacgtattttcaattttaatacgtaatttttatactttctatattataatatgtgtgtgttattttaaatgaataatttactacaatatttttttgaaaaaaaagtatcaaaaagTTTTTGCTTGACGGGACTGCGTAAAAACAAGCTTTCGTATAGCTATTGTGCttatagatatattatataattaaaaaatcaattaaaaattacaaaaaccaAAATAACATCTATTTTCTTGCTTCTCTCATGTAATGAAATGCTTTTGACGAAGTTCTTTCGtgtttttactaaaaaaaaaacttttttttgtgtttttttttgttactaatataataatgttttgcAGTGGGTGGATGCTAACAACGAAGAGGTAATTTCGACgatattttctaataaataaacatttttaattatatgacGTAATTCTATGACTTCCGAGTGTTTTTCGAATACAACTAAGTTAAACTCCATGAATAATCATTCctttaaatattacatatatttttaaatattaacgaATAATATTATTGCCCAATTAAGATATTTTGTAAGTAATAAATACTTAGGTGATTTTTTCTTCGTGAAGCTGTAGAAGTAGGTAACAATTTGTCAATTCCTTAaacgtttgtttattttatactaattttattatgtaggttAACATACCTTCATCTTATAAAAATCTGTTTTAACCGACTCTCAAACACAAAAGTCAGTCATAAGAATTACGTCAAcacctttctttctttcttctcaTCTTTCTCAAGCTTTTTCTAACATTTCCGGGAAACCTGGAGTTTTGTCACGTCAAAATTACCGCTAGGGTGACAATCATCACTCAATATCTAGGACAATTCCTAATCAAGAGCATTTCGTTATTATTACCCTGGTCAGagcaaagtttttaaataaactttgttCTAAAAACATCGAGTTTGTACAGTGTTTGGTAATTCGATAATTGGTAGGAATGTTGCCACTTGTTAAAAATACTGGTACCTTTCTCCTTGCACGACCTTTTTTGTTCTTCCTATCCTTTGTCCGTGCTACCTTTGAAATTTTATAggtagaaaatatataaaaagtaaataaaaaaactaggaTTTTTTCTTCtgaaagtatgtttttttttgcagttagtttcatcagtatttttttagaattattgtaaaattttaaaagatttttttaagatttttcatAAAATCATGAAGTCATGTTcttatgttatatttatttttcgaaatGCTTGTCCCTTTCGGTATAAGCAGAAGACTCGAAAAAATGGAAtgccaaattattttttcaaaaaatcgcTTTGAAAATACAGCTTTGCATGGAAATGTCTTGTTTGTCTGCTTATGCCCGAAATGTTTTAAATCTGAACTGTACATGCTCGATGTTTCGCCAGGAAATCACTTAAAAAATTGAGCcattttttcctatttttttctctttttttctaCGCACAAATCttactttttttctatttttttttttacaaaatatgtaaatgccACTATCCATATCCTCTTTTTACTAACCCTTAAGCGAAAGTCGATTGATATTTTTTCGAAATGTTCGTCGATTTTTGCTCTACACATGTTGGCAACATTTTTACtaattttttcttgttttttctcTCTTTTTTCTATCACGAATGGTGAACCGGCTATGGAATCGAAATGGAAACCCATAAAAACACTTTACAAATTGgaaaatacgaaaataaaactaaaatttccGTAACGGAATTATGGTTACAAATATTACGTGGTTACGATAACCACTTGCTGTCAACCAATACATTGGTTGTCATCAACCAACCACTACAAATGGTAACCACGAACCATGACGTTGTTCAATCACTTTGGGTTACGACAACCATCACACTGGGTTACGACAACCACAATGGGCTACGATAACCAAACTGGGTTACATCAACCACCATGGGTTACGATAACCACACGATGCCTGGACAACCTCGGACCCCAGTGGGTGCAGGACGGTTCGCCCGCGCACTCGAGCACTCCCGTGAAGATCGACACGCTACAGTTCGTGCCCAAGAACACCAACCCCAAGGAGTTCAAGGCTCTGCAGCAGCAGGTCAGTTTACCAACTTGTTAATCTAGCTTCCGTCAGTAACTTTAGTTAAAAGAAATTTGTAGCTTCCCTCGATAAATATGCTGTGCAACACTgagagatttttttcaaatcgaacttGTAGTTCTTGAGACAAaagaacaaactcttcagttttataatattagctagTATAATCGCTCTTTTCTCGTGGTTTCACCAGTGCCCTTATGAAACTACTCGATGGATGAACA from Helicoverpa zea isolate HzStark_Cry1AcR chromosome 29, ilHelZeax1.1, whole genome shotgun sequence includes:
- the LOC124644004 gene encoding protein hu-li tai shao isoform X5, with the translated sequence MADTDTEPLANGTAALSMEEEDERMKQRPADIDADVREMERRKRVEALMSSKLFREELERVLDQQMHEGSDAPLLQRIREMVGGRLHSGSMRGPACVLPINDIRGIEGVGYEKGEKILRCKLAAVYRLVDLFGWTQSGNHGQITARLNTAVESVLTTPRGLLPHEVTASSLVKVDMQGCVQDQGTTNFPVNVEGFALHAAVHAARPDIRVVLHVRCPAALAVSATKRGLLPLCHEAAALGPAPRHRPAAPLDDAERDLLVRALGPSAKVLILSGAGALCCGGTLEEAFFLARNLTAACEVQLRLAAVPADDLQLLEPQEIHQIYESVHKPPGDAHKWRVGGEEFEALMRMLDNAGFRTGYIYRHPLVKNDVPRPKNDVEVPPAVSSLGYLLEEEELYRQGLWKKGQGKTGERTRWLNSPNVYQKVEVLETGTADPKKITKWVDANNEEWVQDGSPAHSSTPVKIDTLQFVPKNTNPKEFKALQQQIKENRRADKISAGPQSHILEGVTWDEASKLIGEDAANTHTGDHVQVLMGAASKGIIQRGYQHNATVYSAPYARNPFDHVTDTDIDEYRRTVERKQRSDYDTDLSESEAISAAQMTSPIDTEEESRDEHRVLRIETKQAPVRSQPEVVLSDADTTDFLAAERAHADRTKGEHTVNGDHSDAHQSTFSHSSKEGSPSKEVSTEESPKKDKKKKKGLRTPSFLKKKKEKKKSSTPQPA
- the LOC124644004 gene encoding protein hu-li tai shao isoform X7, with product MADTDTEPLANGTAALSMEEEDERMKQRPADIDADVREMERRKRVEALMSSKLFREELERVLDQQMHEGSDAPLLQRIREMVGGRLHSGSMRGPACVLPINDIRGIEGVGYEKGEKILRCKLAAVYRLVDLFGWTQSGNHGQITARLNTAVESVLTTPRGLLPHEVTASSLVKVDMQGCVQDQGTTNFPVNVEGFALHAAVHAARPDIRVVLHVRCPAALAVSATKRGLLPLCHEAAALGPAPRHRPAAPLDDAERDLLVRALGPSAKVLILSGAGALCCGGTLEEAFFLARNLTAACEVQLRLAAVPADDLQLLEPQEIHQIYESVHKPPGDAHKWRVGGEEFEALMRMLDNAGFRTGYIYRHPLVKNDVPRPKNDVEVPPAVSSLGYLLEEEELYRQGLWKKGQGKTGERTRWLNSPNVYQKVEVLETGTADPKKITKWVDANNEEWVQDGSPAHSSTPVKIDTLQFVPKNTNPKEFKALQQQIKENRRADKISAGPQSHILEGVTWDEASKLIGEDAANTHTGDHVQVLMGAASKGIIQRGYQHNATVYSAPYARNPFDHVTDTDIDEYRRTVERKQRSDYDTDLSESEAISAAQMTSPIDTEEESRDEHRVLRIETKQAPVRSQPEVVLSDGEHTVNGDHSDAHQSTFSHSSKEGSPSKEVSTEESPKKDKKKKKGLRTPSFLKKKKEKKKSSTPQPA
- the LOC124644004 gene encoding protein hu-li tai shao isoform X6 — protein: MADTDTEPLANGTAALSMEEEDERMKQRPADIDADVREMERRKRVEALMSSKLFREELERVLDQQMHEGSDAPLLQRIREMVGGRLHSGSMRGPACVLPINDIRGIEGVGYEKGEKILRCKLAAVYRLVDLFGWTQSGNHGQITARLNTAVESVLTTPRGLLPHEVTASSLVKVDMQGCVQDQGTTNFPVNVEGFALHAAVHAARPDIRVVLHVRCPAALAVSATKRGLLPLCHEAAALGPAPRHRPAAPLDDAERDLLVRALGPSAKVLILSGAGALCCGGTLEEAFFLARNLTAACEVQLRLAAVPADDLQLLEPQEIHQIYESVHKPPGDAHKWRVGGEEFEALMRMLDNAGFRTGYIYRHPLVKNDVPRPKNDVEVPPAVSSLGYLLEEEELYRQGLWKKGQGKTGERTRWLNSPNVYQKVEVLETGTADPKKITKWVQDGSPAHSSTPVKIDTLQFVPKNTNPKEFKALQQQIKENRRADKISAGPQSHILEGVTWDEASKLIGEDAANTHTGDHVQVLMGAASKGIIQRGYQHNATVYSAPYARNPFDHVTDTDIDEYRRTVERKQRSDYDTDLSESEAISAAQMTSPIDTEEESRDEHRVLRIETKQAPVRSQPEVVLSDADTTDFLAAERAHADRTKGEHTVNGDHSDAHQSTFSHSSKEGSPSKEVSTEESPKKDKKKKKGLRTPSFLKKKKEKKKSSTPQPA
- the LOC124644004 gene encoding protein hu-li tai shao isoform X8, which translates into the protein MADTDTEPLANGTAALSMEEEDERMKQRPADIDADVREMERRKRVEALMSSKLFREELERVLDQQMHEGSDAPLLQRIREMVGGRLHSGSMRGPACVLPINDIRGIEGVGYEKGEKILRCKLAAVYRLVDLFGWTQSGNHGQITARLNTAVESVLTTPRGLLPHEVTASSLVKVDMQGCVQDQGTTNFPVNVEGFALHAAVHAARPDIRVVLHVRCPAALAVSATKRGLLPLCHEAAALGPAPRHRPAAPLDDAERDLLVRALGPSAKVLILSGAGALCCGGTLEEAFFLARNLTAACEVQLRLAAVPADDLQLLEPQEIHQIYESVHKPPGDAHKWRVGGEEFEALMRMLDNAGFRTGYIYRHPLVKNDVPRPKNDVEVPPAVSSLGYLLEEEELYRQGLWKKGQGKTGERTRWLNSPNVYQKVEVLETGTADPKKITKWVQDGSPAHSSTPVKIDTLQFVPKNTNPKEFKALQQQIKENRRADKISAGPQSHILEGVTWDEASKLIGEDAANTHTGDHVQVLMGAASKGIIQRGYQHNATVYSAPYARNPFDHVTDTDIDEYRRTVERKQRSDYDTDLSESEAISAAQMTSPIDTEEESRDEHRVLRIETKQAPVRSQPEVVLSDGEHTVNGDHSDAHQSTFSHSSKEGSPSKEVSTEESPKKDKKKKKGLRTPSFLKKKKEKKKSSTPQPA